The DNA sequence TATCGATGAAGCCCGGACCCCTCTGATCATTTCCGGTGCGGTCGAGCAACTGGATGAAGGATACTATGAAGAGCTCAAGCCGATGGTTATTCGTCTGCACCAGAATCAAAGCCGCCTCATCCAGACCATTTTCGACGAAGCTCTCCGACTCCTTGAAGAAGAGCCCGAAAGCGAAACCGTTATCGAACAACTTTTACTGGTTAAGCGGGGGGATCCGAAAAATCCTCGTTTTCTGGACCTCATTGCCGAAAAACCTGCCCTCAAGACCCGCCTCGACCGCCTGGAGTCTTATCTTTCCGGTCAAAAAATACTCTCTCAATTTGATGACAAACTCTTCTGTGCCATTGATGAACGGTCGAACGCCGTGGAGTTGACGGAAAAAGGCTTAGAGCTTCTCTCCCGAGGACGGGCAGATGCCTTTGTTGTTCCTTCGCTGGAAGAAGGATATCTGACCATCGATAGCAATGATCAATTAAACCCGCCCGAAAGAATCGAAGCCCGGCAAGCCCTGGATAACCAGTACCGGCAGACTTCGGAACGTATCCACACCATCCACCAGCTCGTCAAAGCCCACTGGCTTTTTCAGAAAGATGTCAATTACGTGATCAAGGATGGCCAGGTGATCATCGTCGACGAGTTCACCGGCCGGATGATGCCCGGACGCCGCTGGAGTGACGGCTTGCACCAGGCGATCGAAGCCAAGGAAGGAGTGAAGGTCGCGGAGGAGAATCAAACCTTAGCGACGATCACCTTTCAAAACTACTTTCGCATGTACAAAAAGCTAGCCGGCATGACGGGTACGGCGGATACCGAGGCCCAGGAATTTAAGAAAATCTACAAACTGGATGTTATGGTCATCCCCACCAATATGCCCATGATCCGCCAGGATTTCTCCGATGTCATCTACCGGACCCAGAGGGAGAAATACAAAGCCGTCGTGGAAGAAGTAAAAGAATGCCACCGCCGGGGTCAGCCCGTTCTGGTGGGGTCCATTTCCATTGAAAACTCCGAAAAACTCTCCCAGATGCTCAAGCAGGAGAAGATCCCCCATCAGGTCTTGAACGCCAAATACCACGAAACGGAAGCCAAAATTATTGCTCAGGCTGGACGATTCGGCGCGCTCACCATTTCCACCAACATGGCCGGCCGGGGCACGGATATTATGCTCGGCGGTAATCCCGAAATGTTGGTTCGCGAGGAAGCCTTGCGCCGCAAGGTGGATCTTTCCACCGACCCAGAGGGCTTCCGAAAAATATTGGAGGAGATGCGTGCTCTCACCTCCCAGGAATATCGGAAAGTAATCGAAGCCGGCGGGTTACATGTCCTAGGCACAGAACGCCATGAATCCCGGCGGATCGACAATCAACTCCGCGGCCGCTCCGGCCGACAGGGAGATCCGGGAACTTCCAGGTTCTACCTTTCCCTGGAGGATGACCTACTGCGCATCTTCGGCTCCCAGCGCATCTCGGGAGTCATGAGCCGGCTGGGGATGGAAGAAGGCCAGCCCATCGAACATTCCCTGATCAGCCGGGCGATCGAGAACGCCCAGAAACGCGTGGAAGCCCACAACTTTGACATCCGCAAACACCTCTTGGAATACGACGACGTTATGAACAAACAACGGGAGGTGATTTATGACCAGCGCAAAAGGGTTCTGGCTCAGGATGGCGTTGCCGAAGAAATCCAAGAGCTCATCACCGAGCTTGCCGAGGAAATCGTTGATTCCATTGCGGATGAAAAAACCTATCCTGAGGAATGGGATTACCGCCGGTTGAATGAATCCCTTATGCGCCTCTTTTCCTTCGGCCTCAGCATCCGCCCTGAAGATACCCAGAATATGACCCGGGAGAAGCTCTGGGAAAAGGTCGTGGCCCAAGCCAAAGAAGTCTATGGGGGGAAAGGGGCCGAATTCGGCCCCGAGGCTATGGGACACCTGGAACAAGTAATCTACCTCCAGTCCATCGATACCCTCTGGAAAGAACACTTGATGGCTATGGACCACTTGAAGGAAGGCATCGGCCTCAGAGGGTATGGGCAGCGCAACCCGCTCCAGGAATACCAGAAGGAAGGATACGCGATGTTTATGGATCTGATTCAGCGTATCAAGGAGGAGACGATCCAAAAACTCTTCCGGGTCCAGATCGCTCGTCCCCAGGAAGTAGCTCAATTTGAGGCCGTCCGTAAGCAACCCCTCATTCTTAGCCGTGGCGAAGAGGTCGAGGAGAAACAGCAGCCTGTAAAGCGAGAGGGTAAAAAGGTGGGGCGTAATGATCCCTGCCCCTGTGGGAGCGGGAAAAAATACAAAAAATGTCATGGGAGATAACTAAAGCAAAGAGCGTAGCGCTTAGCGTAGTTTAGGAGTTAACATGAACAAAGACATTCCCCCCGATTTCAAGGTTCCCGGTTTCCTGGCTGCGGGCATATCTGCCGGGATTAAAAAAAACCGGGAGAAAGACCTGGCCCTTATATACTCTGAGGTGCCTTCCGTGGCTGCCGGGGTTTTCACTACCAACCGGGTAAAAGCAGCTCCTGTACTCCTTTCGATGGAGCGGATAAAGGCGGGACGTGCCCGGGCTATATTGATCAATTCCGGGTCCGCTAACGCCTGTACGGGCAAGAAGGGTCTGACCGACGGCCGACGCCTTTCCAGGTTGATTGCCTCTTCCCTGAAAATTAATCCGGGAAATGTGCTCCTGGCCTCTACCGGCGTAATCGGGAAACCCTTACCCATGAGTTTAATCGAAAAAAACCTTCCCCGTCTCTTATCCTCCCTAGCGCCCGACGGTCTGGGGAATGTTGCCCGGGCCATTGTGACTACCGACACCTTCCCCAAAGCGGTGATTCTTCGCCAACAGGTGAATGGGCGAGAAATCACCCTGGCCGGAATCGCCAAGGGGGCAGGGATGATTAGCCCGCAAATGGCTACTCTTCTTTCTTTTGTTATCACCGACGCTTCCATTTCCCTAAAAGCGTTGCGCCAATCCTTAAAAGAAGGCGTCCAGGAATCTTTCAATCGGG is a window from the Deltaproteobacteria bacterium genome containing:
- the secA gene encoding preprotein translocase subunit SecA, giving the protein MFLNVLQKIFGSKNERELNRLKPLIRAINELEPAVAQLSDGQLQAKTGEFRERLAQGETLDDLLTEAFAVVREVARRTLAQRHFDVQLVGGIVLHEGKIAEMKTGEGKTLAATLPLYLNALTGKGVHVVTVNDYLAKRDAAWMGAIYNFLGLAVGVIVHELDDLERQQAYRCDITYGTNNEFGFDYLRDNMKFRIEDLVQRELNYAIVDEVDSILIDEARTPLIISGAVEQLDEGYYEELKPMVIRLHQNQSRLIQTIFDEALRLLEEEPESETVIEQLLLVKRGDPKNPRFLDLIAEKPALKTRLDRLESYLSGQKILSQFDDKLFCAIDERSNAVELTEKGLELLSRGRADAFVVPSLEEGYLTIDSNDQLNPPERIEARQALDNQYRQTSERIHTIHQLVKAHWLFQKDVNYVIKDGQVIIVDEFTGRMMPGRRWSDGLHQAIEAKEGVKVAEENQTLATITFQNYFRMYKKLAGMTGTADTEAQEFKKIYKLDVMVIPTNMPMIRQDFSDVIYRTQREKYKAVVEEVKECHRRGQPVLVGSISIENSEKLSQMLKQEKIPHQVLNAKYHETEAKIIAQAGRFGALTISTNMAGRGTDIMLGGNPEMLVREEALRRKVDLSTDPEGFRKILEEMRALTSQEYRKVIEAGGLHVLGTERHESRRIDNQLRGRSGRQGDPGTSRFYLSLEDDLLRIFGSQRISGVMSRLGMEEGQPIEHSLISRAIENAQKRVEAHNFDIRKHLLEYDDVMNKQREVIYDQRKRVLAQDGVAEEIQELITELAEEIVDSIADEKTYPEEWDYRRLNESLMRLFSFGLSIRPEDTQNMTREKLWEKVVAQAKEVYGGKGAEFGPEAMGHLEQVIYLQSIDTLWKEHLMAMDHLKEGIGLRGYGQRNPLQEYQKEGYAMFMDLIQRIKEETIQKLFRVQIARPQEVAQFEAVRKQPLILSRGEEVEEKQQPVKREGKKVGRNDPCPCGSGKKYKKCHGR
- the argJ gene encoding bifunctional glutamate N-acetyltransferase/amino-acid acetyltransferase ArgJ; translated protein: MNKDIPPDFKVPGFLAAGISAGIKKNREKDLALIYSEVPSVAAGVFTTNRVKAAPVLLSMERIKAGRARAILINSGSANACTGKKGLTDGRRLSRLIASSLKINPGNVLLASTGVIGKPLPMSLIEKNLPRLLSSLAPDGLGNVARAIVTTDTFPKAVILRQQVNGREITLAGIAKGAGMISPQMATLLSFVITDASISLKALRQSLKEGVQESFNRVIVDGDMSTNDTLLILANGEAKNREITLGTPGYKKFVLFLHDLLFSLAQKIASDGEGATKLVVIAVEGACTASEAERVARAVATSALVKTAFFGEDANWGRILCAAGYSGAPIDPNKIDVYFDDVALVRRGQGRGPAMEEQATAVMKKKEYTVRINLNRGKKRVSFFTTDFSFDYVKINASYRS